One Brassica napus cultivar Da-Ae chromosome A5, Da-Ae, whole genome shotgun sequence DNA window includes the following coding sequences:
- the LOC106376944 gene encoding RNA-binding protein 38-like isoform X4, producing MEDTTFTKVFVGGLAWETNKVSLRSYFEQFGDIVEAVVITDKSSGRSKGYGFVTFCDPEAAQKACIDPAPVIDGRRANCNLAAFGVQRSKPSSPIHGHVGGGRGVKVTSPFKTHFGTAAALPSPIPFSHYTLPYTNPYGFSSYSMDYNYPTSYYNVYGGATAQHPMYSTGPMTGIAAAAAAYYPYLQFAEGNGPVTGYAPLHYPNHMFHYSTGGNYPHHNASPVSLAPSPVIPSVCFAVPQA from the exons ATGGAAGACACGACATTTACAAAGGTGTTCGTTGGAGGGTTAGCATGGGAAACCAACAAAGTCTCTCTCAGGAGCTACTTCGAACAGTTTGGGGACATTGTTGAAGCTGTCGTGATCACTGATAAGTCCAGCGGCAGATCCAAAGGCTACGGCTTT gtgaCTTTTTGTGATCCAGAAGCAGCTCAGAAGGCATGCATAGATCCAGCTCCTGTCATCGACGGGAGGAGAGCAAATTGCAATCTCGCGGCTTTTGGTGTTCAGAGATCTaaaccttcttctccaattcACG GACACGTAGGAGGAGGCAGAGGCGTGAAGGTCACAAGCCCTTTCAAGACACACTTTGGGACTGCAGCTGCTCTTCCTTCCCCAATTCCATTCTCTCACTACACACTTCCTTACACTAATCCTTATGG GTTCTCTTCGTACTCAATGGATTACAACTACCCCACG AGCTACTACAATGTTTATGGAGGAGCAACTGCTCAGCATCCGATGTATAGCACCGGACCAATGACTGGTAtcgcagcagcagcagcagcgtACTACCCATATCTCCAGTTTGCTGAAGGAAATGGACCCGTCACTGGTTATGCTCCTCTCCACTACCCCAACCACATGTTTCACTACTCCACTGGGGGAAACTACCCACATCACAATGCTTCTCCAGTGTCTCTTGCACCTTCACCAGTCATTCCATCAG TGTGCTTTGCAGTTCCACAGGCTTGA
- the LOC106376944 gene encoding RNA-binding protein 38-like isoform X5 — translation MEDTTFTKVFVGGLAWETNKVSLRSYFEQFGDIVEAVVITDKSSGRSKGYGFVTFCDPEAAQKACIDPAPVIDGRRANCNLAAFGVQRSKPSSPIHGHVGGGRGVKVTSPFKTHFGTAAALPSPIPFSHYTLPYTNPYGFSSYSMDYNYPTSYYNVYGGATAQHPMYSTGPMTGIAAAAAAYYPYLQFAEGNGPVTGYAPLHYPNHMFHYSTGGNYPHHNASPVSLAPSPVIPSVPQA, via the exons ATGGAAGACACGACATTTACAAAGGTGTTCGTTGGAGGGTTAGCATGGGAAACCAACAAAGTCTCTCTCAGGAGCTACTTCGAACAGTTTGGGGACATTGTTGAAGCTGTCGTGATCACTGATAAGTCCAGCGGCAGATCCAAAGGCTACGGCTTT gtgaCTTTTTGTGATCCAGAAGCAGCTCAGAAGGCATGCATAGATCCAGCTCCTGTCATCGACGGGAGGAGAGCAAATTGCAATCTCGCGGCTTTTGGTGTTCAGAGATCTaaaccttcttctccaattcACG GACACGTAGGAGGAGGCAGAGGCGTGAAGGTCACAAGCCCTTTCAAGACACACTTTGGGACTGCAGCTGCTCTTCCTTCCCCAATTCCATTCTCTCACTACACACTTCCTTACACTAATCCTTATGG GTTCTCTTCGTACTCAATGGATTACAACTACCCCACG AGCTACTACAATGTTTATGGAGGAGCAACTGCTCAGCATCCGATGTATAGCACCGGACCAATGACTGGTAtcgcagcagcagcagcagcgtACTACCCATATCTCCAGTTTGCTGAAGGAAATGGACCCGTCACTGGTTATGCTCCTCTCCACTACCCCAACCACATGTTTCACTACTCCACTGGGGGAAACTACCCACATCACAATGCTTCTCCAGTGTCTCTTGCACCTTCACCAGTCATTCCATCAG TTCCACAGGCTTGA
- the LOC106376944 gene encoding RNA-binding protein 24-A-like isoform X1, with the protein MEDTTFTKVFVGGLAWETNKVSLRSYFEQFGDIVEAVVITDKSSGRSKGYGFVTFCDPEAAQKACIDPAPVIDGRRANCNLAAFGVQRSKPSSPIHGHVGGGRGVKVTSPFKTHFGTAAALPSPIPFSHYTLPYTNPYGYSTFNLLPHLSKQTYNPLFKLHRFSSYSMDYNYPTSYYNVYGGATAQHPMYSTGPMTGIAAAAAAYYPYLQFAEGNGPVTGYAPLHYPNHMFHYSTGGNYPHHNASPVSLAPSPVIPSVCFAVPQA; encoded by the exons ATGGAAGACACGACATTTACAAAGGTGTTCGTTGGAGGGTTAGCATGGGAAACCAACAAAGTCTCTCTCAGGAGCTACTTCGAACAGTTTGGGGACATTGTTGAAGCTGTCGTGATCACTGATAAGTCCAGCGGCAGATCCAAAGGCTACGGCTTT gtgaCTTTTTGTGATCCAGAAGCAGCTCAGAAGGCATGCATAGATCCAGCTCCTGTCATCGACGGGAGGAGAGCAAATTGCAATCTCGCGGCTTTTGGTGTTCAGAGATCTaaaccttcttctccaattcACG GACACGTAGGAGGAGGCAGAGGCGTGAAGGTCACAAGCCCTTTCAAGACACACTTTGGGACTGCAGCTGCTCTTCCTTCCCCAATTCCATTCTCTCACTACACACTTCCTTACACTAATCCTTATGGGTACTCCACCTTTAATCTCTTACCTCATCTCTCTAAACAGACTTATAATCCTCTGTTTAAACTTCATAGGTTCTCTTCGTACTCAATGGATTACAACTACCCCACG AGCTACTACAATGTTTATGGAGGAGCAACTGCTCAGCATCCGATGTATAGCACCGGACCAATGACTGGTAtcgcagcagcagcagcagcgtACTACCCATATCTCCAGTTTGCTGAAGGAAATGGACCCGTCACTGGTTATGCTCCTCTCCACTACCCCAACCACATGTTTCACTACTCCACTGGGGGAAACTACCCACATCACAATGCTTCTCCAGTGTCTCTTGCACCTTCACCAGTCATTCCATCAG TGTGCTTTGCAGTTCCACAGGCTTGA
- the LOC106376944 gene encoding RNA-binding protein 24-like isoform X3, with amino-acid sequence MEDTTFTKVFVGGLAWETNKVSLRSYFEQFGDIVEAVVITDKSSGRSKGYGFVTFCDPEAAQKACIDPAPVIDGRRANCNLAAFGVQRSKPSSPIHANVREGRSHGVVCLAGHVGGGRGVKVTSPFKTHFGTAAALPSPIPFSHYTLPYTNPYGFSSYSMDYNYPTSYYNVYGGATAQHPMYSTGPMTGIAAAAAAYYPYLQFAEGNGPVTGYAPLHYPNHMFHYSTGGNYPHHNASPVSLAPSPVIPSVPQA; translated from the exons ATGGAAGACACGACATTTACAAAGGTGTTCGTTGGAGGGTTAGCATGGGAAACCAACAAAGTCTCTCTCAGGAGCTACTTCGAACAGTTTGGGGACATTGTTGAAGCTGTCGTGATCACTGATAAGTCCAGCGGCAGATCCAAAGGCTACGGCTTT gtgaCTTTTTGTGATCCAGAAGCAGCTCAGAAGGCATGCATAGATCCAGCTCCTGTCATCGACGGGAGGAGAGCAAATTGCAATCTCGCGGCTTTTGGTGTTCAGAGATCTaaaccttcttctccaattcACG CAAATGTTAGAGAAGGACGTTCTCATGGTGTTGTGTGTTTGGCAGGACACGTAGGAGGAGGCAGAGGCGTGAAGGTCACAAGCCCTTTCAAGACACACTTTGGGACTGCAGCTGCTCTTCCTTCCCCAATTCCATTCTCTCACTACACACTTCCTTACACTAATCCTTATGG GTTCTCTTCGTACTCAATGGATTACAACTACCCCACG AGCTACTACAATGTTTATGGAGGAGCAACTGCTCAGCATCCGATGTATAGCACCGGACCAATGACTGGTAtcgcagcagcagcagcagcgtACTACCCATATCTCCAGTTTGCTGAAGGAAATGGACCCGTCACTGGTTATGCTCCTCTCCACTACCCCAACCACATGTTTCACTACTCCACTGGGGGAAACTACCCACATCACAATGCTTCTCCAGTGTCTCTTGCACCTTCACCAGTCATTCCATCAG TTCCACAGGCTTGA
- the LOC106376944 gene encoding RNA-binding protein 24-like isoform X2, producing MEDTTFTKVFVGGLAWETNKVSLRSYFEQFGDIVEAVVITDKSSGRSKGYGFVTFCDPEAAQKACIDPAPVIDGRRANCNLAAFGVQRSKPSSPIHANVREGRSHGVVCLAGHVGGGRGVKVTSPFKTHFGTAAALPSPIPFSHYTLPYTNPYGFSSYSMDYNYPTSYYNVYGGATAQHPMYSTGPMTGIAAAAAAYYPYLQFAEGNGPVTGYAPLHYPNHMFHYSTGGNYPHHNASPVSLAPSPVIPSVCFAVPQA from the exons ATGGAAGACACGACATTTACAAAGGTGTTCGTTGGAGGGTTAGCATGGGAAACCAACAAAGTCTCTCTCAGGAGCTACTTCGAACAGTTTGGGGACATTGTTGAAGCTGTCGTGATCACTGATAAGTCCAGCGGCAGATCCAAAGGCTACGGCTTT gtgaCTTTTTGTGATCCAGAAGCAGCTCAGAAGGCATGCATAGATCCAGCTCCTGTCATCGACGGGAGGAGAGCAAATTGCAATCTCGCGGCTTTTGGTGTTCAGAGATCTaaaccttcttctccaattcACG CAAATGTTAGAGAAGGACGTTCTCATGGTGTTGTGTGTTTGGCAGGACACGTAGGAGGAGGCAGAGGCGTGAAGGTCACAAGCCCTTTCAAGACACACTTTGGGACTGCAGCTGCTCTTCCTTCCCCAATTCCATTCTCTCACTACACACTTCCTTACACTAATCCTTATGG GTTCTCTTCGTACTCAATGGATTACAACTACCCCACG AGCTACTACAATGTTTATGGAGGAGCAACTGCTCAGCATCCGATGTATAGCACCGGACCAATGACTGGTAtcgcagcagcagcagcagcgtACTACCCATATCTCCAGTTTGCTGAAGGAAATGGACCCGTCACTGGTTATGCTCCTCTCCACTACCCCAACCACATGTTTCACTACTCCACTGGGGGAAACTACCCACATCACAATGCTTCTCCAGTGTCTCTTGCACCTTCACCAGTCATTCCATCAG TGTGCTTTGCAGTTCCACAGGCTTGA